The following are encoded in a window of Spea bombifrons isolate aSpeBom1 chromosome 2, aSpeBom1.2.pri, whole genome shotgun sequence genomic DNA:
- the GPM6B gene encoding neuronal membrane glycoprotein M6-b isoform X2: MAHSRPEMEIGRYHWMYGSSRPQQYHQVPTVRGSEGPLGNQGCFECCIKCLGGVPYASLVATILCFSGVALFCGCGHVALTGTVKILEEHFSTSPTDNALLTEVIQLMQYVIYGIASFFFLYGIILLAEGFYTTSAVKELHSEFKTTACGRCISGMFVFLTYILGVAWLGVFGFSAVPVFMFYNMWSSCEVLKGLPINMTTSADQICVDIRQYGIVPWNALPGKLCGPALENICKTSEFYMSYHLFIVACAGAGATVIALIHFLMILSSNWAYLKDASKMQAYQDIKAKEEQELQDIQSRSKEQLNSYT, encoded by the exons CCCACAGCAGACCAGAAATGGAAATTGGCAGGTACCACTGGATGTACGGGAGTTCAAGGCCACAGCAGTACCATCAAGTGCCAACAGTGAGAGGCAGTGAGGGTCCTTTGGGGAATCAAG GTTGCTTTGAATGCTGTATCAAATGCCTGGGAGGAGTCCCTTATGCTTCACTGGTGGCCACCATTCTCTGCTTCTCTGGAGTGGCCCTCTTCTGCGGCTGCGGCCATGTGGCACTTACAGGAACAGTAAAAATACTTGAAGAACACTTCTCCACAAGCCCTACCGATAATGCTCTTCTGACCGAAGT AATACAGTTAATGCAATACGTCATCTATGGAATCGCATCATTCTTCTTCTTGTACGGAATCATTCTGTTGGcggaaggtttctacaccaccAGTGCTGTTAAGGAACTGCACAGCGAGTTCAAGACAACAGCCTGTGGACGATGCATTAGCGGAATG TTTGTCTTTCTGACCTATATTCTGGGAGTTGCCTGGCTTGGGGTTTTTGGGTTCTCTGCTGTTCCCGTGTTCATGTTCTACAACATGTGGTCAAGTTGCGAAGTTCTCAAGGGATTGCCTATTAATATGACGACTTCAGCCGACCAGATATGTGTGGACATCCGGCAATACG GTATCGTTCCATGGAATGCTCTGCCCGGAAAATTATGTGGACCAGCTTTGGAGAATATCTGCAAAACCAGCGAG TTTTACATGTCCTACCACCTCTTCATTGTGGCTTGTGCTGGGGCTGGAGCTACCGTCATTGCACTG ATCCACTTCCTCATGATTCTGTCTTCTAACTGGGCCTACTTAAAGGACGCCAGCAAAATGCAGGCCTACCAGGACATTAAAGCAAAAGAAGAGCAAGAACTTCAAGACATCCAGTCCCGATCTAAAGAACAGCTCAATTCTTACACATAA
- the GPM6B gene encoding neuronal membrane glycoprotein M6-b isoform X1: MKPTMETATEETTEQSQDKKAHSRPEMEIGRYHWMYGSSRPQQYHQVPTVRGSEGPLGNQGCFECCIKCLGGVPYASLVATILCFSGVALFCGCGHVALTGTVKILEEHFSTSPTDNALLTEVIQLMQYVIYGIASFFFLYGIILLAEGFYTTSAVKELHSEFKTTACGRCISGMFVFLTYILGVAWLGVFGFSAVPVFMFYNMWSSCEVLKGLPINMTTSADQICVDIRQYGIVPWNALPGKLCGPALENICKTSEFYMSYHLFIVACAGAGATVIALIHFLMILSSNWAYLKDASKMQAYQDIKAKEEQELQDIQSRSKEQLNSYT; encoded by the exons CCCACAGCAGACCAGAAATGGAAATTGGCAGGTACCACTGGATGTACGGGAGTTCAAGGCCACAGCAGTACCATCAAGTGCCAACAGTGAGAGGCAGTGAGGGTCCTTTGGGGAATCAAG GTTGCTTTGAATGCTGTATCAAATGCCTGGGAGGAGTCCCTTATGCTTCACTGGTGGCCACCATTCTCTGCTTCTCTGGAGTGGCCCTCTTCTGCGGCTGCGGCCATGTGGCACTTACAGGAACAGTAAAAATACTTGAAGAACACTTCTCCACAAGCCCTACCGATAATGCTCTTCTGACCGAAGT AATACAGTTAATGCAATACGTCATCTATGGAATCGCATCATTCTTCTTCTTGTACGGAATCATTCTGTTGGcggaaggtttctacaccaccAGTGCTGTTAAGGAACTGCACAGCGAGTTCAAGACAACAGCCTGTGGACGATGCATTAGCGGAATG TTTGTCTTTCTGACCTATATTCTGGGAGTTGCCTGGCTTGGGGTTTTTGGGTTCTCTGCTGTTCCCGTGTTCATGTTCTACAACATGTGGTCAAGTTGCGAAGTTCTCAAGGGATTGCCTATTAATATGACGACTTCAGCCGACCAGATATGTGTGGACATCCGGCAATACG GTATCGTTCCATGGAATGCTCTGCCCGGAAAATTATGTGGACCAGCTTTGGAGAATATCTGCAAAACCAGCGAG TTTTACATGTCCTACCACCTCTTCATTGTGGCTTGTGCTGGGGCTGGAGCTACCGTCATTGCACTG ATCCACTTCCTCATGATTCTGTCTTCTAACTGGGCCTACTTAAAGGACGCCAGCAAAATGCAGGCCTACCAGGACATTAAAGCAAAAGAAGAGCAAGAACTTCAAGACATCCAGTCCCGATCTAAAGAACAGCTCAATTCTTACACATAA
- the GPM6B gene encoding neuronal membrane glycoprotein M6-b isoform X3 translates to MKPTMETATEETTEQSQDKKAHSRPEMEIGRYHWMYGSSRPQQYHQVPTVRGSEGPLGNQGCFECCIKCLGGVPYASLVATILCFSGVALFCGCGHVALTGTVKILEEHFSTSPTDNALLTEVIQLMQYVIYGIASFFFLYGIILLAEGFYTTSAVKELHSEFKTTACGRCISGMFVFLTYILGVAWLGVFGFSAVPVFMFYNMWSSCEVLKGLPINMTTSADQICVDIRQYGIVPWNALPGKLCGPALENICKTSEFYMSYHLFIVACAGAGATVIALLIYMMATTYNYAVLKFKSREDCCTKF, encoded by the exons CCCACAGCAGACCAGAAATGGAAATTGGCAGGTACCACTGGATGTACGGGAGTTCAAGGCCACAGCAGTACCATCAAGTGCCAACAGTGAGAGGCAGTGAGGGTCCTTTGGGGAATCAAG GTTGCTTTGAATGCTGTATCAAATGCCTGGGAGGAGTCCCTTATGCTTCACTGGTGGCCACCATTCTCTGCTTCTCTGGAGTGGCCCTCTTCTGCGGCTGCGGCCATGTGGCACTTACAGGAACAGTAAAAATACTTGAAGAACACTTCTCCACAAGCCCTACCGATAATGCTCTTCTGACCGAAGT AATACAGTTAATGCAATACGTCATCTATGGAATCGCATCATTCTTCTTCTTGTACGGAATCATTCTGTTGGcggaaggtttctacaccaccAGTGCTGTTAAGGAACTGCACAGCGAGTTCAAGACAACAGCCTGTGGACGATGCATTAGCGGAATG TTTGTCTTTCTGACCTATATTCTGGGAGTTGCCTGGCTTGGGGTTTTTGGGTTCTCTGCTGTTCCCGTGTTCATGTTCTACAACATGTGGTCAAGTTGCGAAGTTCTCAAGGGATTGCCTATTAATATGACGACTTCAGCCGACCAGATATGTGTGGACATCCGGCAATACG GTATCGTTCCATGGAATGCTCTGCCCGGAAAATTATGTGGACCAGCTTTGGAGAATATCTGCAAAACCAGCGAG TTTTACATGTCCTACCACCTCTTCATTGTGGCTTGTGCTGGGGCTGGAGCTACCGTCATTGCACTG CTGATCTACATGATGGCAACCACATATAACTATGCTGTTTTGAAGTTTAAGAGTCGGGAAGACTGCTGCACtaaattttaa
- the GPM6B gene encoding neuronal membrane glycoprotein M6-b isoform X5, with protein sequence MGCFECCIKCLGGVPYASLVATILCFSGVALFCGCGHVALTGTVKILEEHFSTSPTDNALLTEVIQLMQYVIYGIASFFFLYGIILLAEGFYTTSAVKELHSEFKTTACGRCISGMFVFLTYILGVAWLGVFGFSAVPVFMFYNMWSSCEVLKGLPINMTTSADQICVDIRQYGIVPWNALPGKLCGPALENICKTSEFYMSYHLFIVACAGAGATVIALIHFLMILSSNWAYLKDASKMQAYQDIKAKEEQELQDIQSRSKEQLNSYT encoded by the exons GTTGCTTTGAATGCTGTATCAAATGCCTGGGAGGAGTCCCTTATGCTTCACTGGTGGCCACCATTCTCTGCTTCTCTGGAGTGGCCCTCTTCTGCGGCTGCGGCCATGTGGCACTTACAGGAACAGTAAAAATACTTGAAGAACACTTCTCCACAAGCCCTACCGATAATGCTCTTCTGACCGAAGT AATACAGTTAATGCAATACGTCATCTATGGAATCGCATCATTCTTCTTCTTGTACGGAATCATTCTGTTGGcggaaggtttctacaccaccAGTGCTGTTAAGGAACTGCACAGCGAGTTCAAGACAACAGCCTGTGGACGATGCATTAGCGGAATG TTTGTCTTTCTGACCTATATTCTGGGAGTTGCCTGGCTTGGGGTTTTTGGGTTCTCTGCTGTTCCCGTGTTCATGTTCTACAACATGTGGTCAAGTTGCGAAGTTCTCAAGGGATTGCCTATTAATATGACGACTTCAGCCGACCAGATATGTGTGGACATCCGGCAATACG GTATCGTTCCATGGAATGCTCTGCCCGGAAAATTATGTGGACCAGCTTTGGAGAATATCTGCAAAACCAGCGAG TTTTACATGTCCTACCACCTCTTCATTGTGGCTTGTGCTGGGGCTGGAGCTACCGTCATTGCACTG ATCCACTTCCTCATGATTCTGTCTTCTAACTGGGCCTACTTAAAGGACGCCAGCAAAATGCAGGCCTACCAGGACATTAAAGCAAAAGAAGAGCAAGAACTTCAAGACATCCAGTCCCGATCTAAAGAACAGCTCAATTCTTACACATAA
- the GPM6B gene encoding neuronal membrane glycoprotein M6-b isoform X4, with translation MKPTMETATEETTEQSQDKKGCFECCIKCLGGVPYASLVATILCFSGVALFCGCGHVALTGTVKILEEHFSTSPTDNALLTEVIQLMQYVIYGIASFFFLYGIILLAEGFYTTSAVKELHSEFKTTACGRCISGMFVFLTYILGVAWLGVFGFSAVPVFMFYNMWSSCEVLKGLPINMTTSADQICVDIRQYGIVPWNALPGKLCGPALENICKTSEFYMSYHLFIVACAGAGATVIALIHFLMILSSNWAYLKDASKMQAYQDIKAKEEQELQDIQSRSKEQLNSYT, from the exons GTTGCTTTGAATGCTGTATCAAATGCCTGGGAGGAGTCCCTTATGCTTCACTGGTGGCCACCATTCTCTGCTTCTCTGGAGTGGCCCTCTTCTGCGGCTGCGGCCATGTGGCACTTACAGGAACAGTAAAAATACTTGAAGAACACTTCTCCACAAGCCCTACCGATAATGCTCTTCTGACCGAAGT AATACAGTTAATGCAATACGTCATCTATGGAATCGCATCATTCTTCTTCTTGTACGGAATCATTCTGTTGGcggaaggtttctacaccaccAGTGCTGTTAAGGAACTGCACAGCGAGTTCAAGACAACAGCCTGTGGACGATGCATTAGCGGAATG TTTGTCTTTCTGACCTATATTCTGGGAGTTGCCTGGCTTGGGGTTTTTGGGTTCTCTGCTGTTCCCGTGTTCATGTTCTACAACATGTGGTCAAGTTGCGAAGTTCTCAAGGGATTGCCTATTAATATGACGACTTCAGCCGACCAGATATGTGTGGACATCCGGCAATACG GTATCGTTCCATGGAATGCTCTGCCCGGAAAATTATGTGGACCAGCTTTGGAGAATATCTGCAAAACCAGCGAG TTTTACATGTCCTACCACCTCTTCATTGTGGCTTGTGCTGGGGCTGGAGCTACCGTCATTGCACTG ATCCACTTCCTCATGATTCTGTCTTCTAACTGGGCCTACTTAAAGGACGCCAGCAAAATGCAGGCCTACCAGGACATTAAAGCAAAAGAAGAGCAAGAACTTCAAGACATCCAGTCCCGATCTAAAGAACAGCTCAATTCTTACACATAA